In the Pseudoliparis swirei isolate HS2019 ecotype Mariana Trench chromosome 19, NWPU_hadal_v1, whole genome shotgun sequence genome, one interval contains:
- the klhl3 gene encoding kelch-like protein 3 isoform X3 has translation MNGGMHTFNQMHMRKAFQLMNDLRSKKILCDVQLVAGSVEVPAHRVVLSSCSPYFCAMFTGDMSESKAHQVEIREVDGQTLRKLIDYIYTAEIEVTEDNVQVLLPAASLLQLMDVRQICCEFLQSQLHSTNCLGIRAFADLHTCTQLLDQAHAYAEQHFFDVVQGEEFLGLSLQQVCSLISSDKLTVSTEEKVFEAMISWIKSDKPARLEHMPKLMEHVRLPLLSRDYLVQIVEEEALIKNNNTCKDFLIEAMKYHLLPADQRHLIKTDRTRPRTPISIPKVMIVVGGQAPKAIRGVECYDFQEDRWYQVADLPSRRCRAGVVSVAGRVYAVGGFNSSLRERTVDVYDGVRDQWTAVASMQERRSTLGAAVLGDLLYAVGGFNGSIGLSTVEVHNYKTNEWIYVASMNTRRSSVGVGVVAGETRSKLYAVGGYDGATRQCLSTVEEYDPVADQWCYVADMSTRRSGAGVGVLSGQLYAAGGHDGPLVRKSVEVYDPHTNSWRLVCDMNMCRRNAGVCAINGLLYVIGGDDGSCNLSSVEFYNPAIDKWSLIPTNMCNGRSYAGVAVIDKPL, from the exons ATGAACGGAGGGATGCACACCTTCAACCAGATGCACATGAGGAAGGCTTTCCAGCTGATGAATGACCTGAGGAG TAAAAAGATCCTGTGTGACGTCCAGCTGGTGGCGGGGAGCGTCGAAGTGCCGGCTCACAGGGTGGTCCTGTCGTCCTGTAGTCCCTACTTCTGTGCCATgttcacag GTGACATGAGTGAGAGCAAAGCCCATCAGGTGGAGATCAGGGAGGTGGACGGACAGACCCTCAGGAAGCTGATCGACTACATCTACACGGCGGAGATAGAGGTCACAGAGGACAACGTccag GTTCTGCTGCCAGCagccagcctcctccagctgatGGATGTTCGTCAGATTTGTTGTGAGTTCCTTCAGTCTCAGCTTCACTCCACCAACTGTCTGGGCATCAGAGCCTTTGCTGATctgcacacgtgcacacagcTTCTCGACCAGGCCCACGCATACGCCG AGCAGCATTTCTTTGACGTGGTGCAGGGAGAAGAGTTCCTGGgcctttctctgcagcaggtGTGCAGCCTCATCTCCAGCGACAAACTGACGGTGTCCACAGAGGAGAAg GTATTTGAGGCGATGATTTCGTGGATCAAGTCCGATAAGCCGGCTCGTCTGGAGCACATGCCCAAACTGATGGAGCATGTCAGACTCCCACTGTTGTCTAGGGATTACCTGGTGCAG ATCGTGGAGGAAGAGGCTTTGataaagaacaacaacaccTGTAAGGATTTTCTCATAGAGGCCATGAAGTATCACCTGCTGCCGGCGGACCAACGGCACCTCATCAAGACAGACAGGACCCGGCCACGCACTCCCATCAGCATCCCAAAA GTGATGATCGTGGTGGGCGGACAGGCCCCGAAGGCGATCCGTGGCGTGGAGTGTTACGACTTCCAGGAAGATCGATGGTACCAAGTAGCGGACCTGCCTTCAAGACGCTGCCGGGCCG GTGTGGTTTCCGTGGCGGGCCGCGTCTACGCGGTCGGGGGCTTCAACAGTTCACTGCGGGAGCGAACGGTGGACGTGTACGACGGCGTGAGGGACCAGTGGACCGCGGTGGCGAGCATGCAGGAGAGGCGGAGCACGCTGGGAGCTGCTGTGCTCGGGGATTTACTGTACGCCGTGGGGGGCTTCAACGGCAgcatag GTCTGTCGACAGTAGAAGTCCACAATTATAAAACCAACGAGTGGATCTACGTCGCCTCCATGAACACCAGACGCAGCAGCGTGGGTGTCGGGGTGGTGGCTGGTGAGACCAGAA gtaagTTGTATGCAGTAGGAGGCTATGACGGAGCAACCCGTCAGTGTCTCAGTACAGTGGAGGAGTACGACCCCGTTGCTGATCAGTGGTGCTACGTAGCTGACATGAGCACCCGACGCAGtggagcag GGGTCGGTGTGTTGAGTGGCCAGCTGTATGCAGCAGGAGGACATGACGGCCCCCTGGTGAGGAAGAGCGTCGAGGTGTACGACCCACACACCAACAGCTGGAGGCTGGTCTGTGACATGAACATGTGCCGACGTAACGCAG GCGTCTGTGCCATCAACGGGCTGCTGTACGTGATCGGAGGAGACGACGGCTCCTGTAACCTCTCCTCCGTCGAGTTTTACAACCCGGCCATCGACAAGTGGAGCCTCATCCCCACGAACATGTGCAACGGACGCAGCTACGCAG
- the klhl3 gene encoding kelch-like protein 3 isoform X1 produces MPAVVSVRMDGVSLGLVAKPASPRPNCNTDSEEDAMNGGMHTFNQMHMRKAFQLMNDLRSKKILCDVQLVAGSVEVPAHRVVLSSCSPYFCAMFTGDMSESKAHQVEIREVDGQTLRKLIDYIYTAEIEVTEDNVQVLLPAASLLQLMDVRQICCEFLQSQLHSTNCLGIRAFADLHTCTQLLDQAHAYAEQHFFDVVQGEEFLGLSLQQVCSLISSDKLTVSTEEKVFEAMISWIKSDKPARLEHMPKLMEHVRLPLLSRDYLVQIVEEEALIKNNNTCKDFLIEAMKYHLLPADQRHLIKTDRTRPRTPISIPKVMIVVGGQAPKAIRGVECYDFQEDRWYQVADLPSRRCRAGVVSVAGRVYAVGGFNSSLRERTVDVYDGVRDQWTAVASMQERRSTLGAAVLGDLLYAVGGFNGSIGLSTVEVHNYKTNEWIYVASMNTRRSSVGVGVVAGETRSKLYAVGGYDGATRQCLSTVEEYDPVADQWCYVADMSTRRSGAGVGVLSGQLYAAGGHDGPLVRKSVEVYDPHTNSWRLVCDMNMCRRNAGVCAINGLLYVIGGDDGSCNLSSVEFYNPAIDKWSLIPTNMCNGRSYAGVAVIDKPL; encoded by the exons ATGCCTGCCGTTGTGTCCGTGAGGATGGACGGTGTGTCGTTGGG CCTGGTGGCCAAGCCGGCCTCGCCACGTCCGAACTGCAACACGGACTCCGAGGAGGACGCGATGAACGGAGGGATGCACACCTTCAACCAGATGCACATGAGGAAGGCTTTCCAGCTGATGAATGACCTGAGGAG TAAAAAGATCCTGTGTGACGTCCAGCTGGTGGCGGGGAGCGTCGAAGTGCCGGCTCACAGGGTGGTCCTGTCGTCCTGTAGTCCCTACTTCTGTGCCATgttcacag GTGACATGAGTGAGAGCAAAGCCCATCAGGTGGAGATCAGGGAGGTGGACGGACAGACCCTCAGGAAGCTGATCGACTACATCTACACGGCGGAGATAGAGGTCACAGAGGACAACGTccag GTTCTGCTGCCAGCagccagcctcctccagctgatGGATGTTCGTCAGATTTGTTGTGAGTTCCTTCAGTCTCAGCTTCACTCCACCAACTGTCTGGGCATCAGAGCCTTTGCTGATctgcacacgtgcacacagcTTCTCGACCAGGCCCACGCATACGCCG AGCAGCATTTCTTTGACGTGGTGCAGGGAGAAGAGTTCCTGGgcctttctctgcagcaggtGTGCAGCCTCATCTCCAGCGACAAACTGACGGTGTCCACAGAGGAGAAg GTATTTGAGGCGATGATTTCGTGGATCAAGTCCGATAAGCCGGCTCGTCTGGAGCACATGCCCAAACTGATGGAGCATGTCAGACTCCCACTGTTGTCTAGGGATTACCTGGTGCAG ATCGTGGAGGAAGAGGCTTTGataaagaacaacaacaccTGTAAGGATTTTCTCATAGAGGCCATGAAGTATCACCTGCTGCCGGCGGACCAACGGCACCTCATCAAGACAGACAGGACCCGGCCACGCACTCCCATCAGCATCCCAAAA GTGATGATCGTGGTGGGCGGACAGGCCCCGAAGGCGATCCGTGGCGTGGAGTGTTACGACTTCCAGGAAGATCGATGGTACCAAGTAGCGGACCTGCCTTCAAGACGCTGCCGGGCCG GTGTGGTTTCCGTGGCGGGCCGCGTCTACGCGGTCGGGGGCTTCAACAGTTCACTGCGGGAGCGAACGGTGGACGTGTACGACGGCGTGAGGGACCAGTGGACCGCGGTGGCGAGCATGCAGGAGAGGCGGAGCACGCTGGGAGCTGCTGTGCTCGGGGATTTACTGTACGCCGTGGGGGGCTTCAACGGCAgcatag GTCTGTCGACAGTAGAAGTCCACAATTATAAAACCAACGAGTGGATCTACGTCGCCTCCATGAACACCAGACGCAGCAGCGTGGGTGTCGGGGTGGTGGCTGGTGAGACCAGAA gtaagTTGTATGCAGTAGGAGGCTATGACGGAGCAACCCGTCAGTGTCTCAGTACAGTGGAGGAGTACGACCCCGTTGCTGATCAGTGGTGCTACGTAGCTGACATGAGCACCCGACGCAGtggagcag GGGTCGGTGTGTTGAGTGGCCAGCTGTATGCAGCAGGAGGACATGACGGCCCCCTGGTGAGGAAGAGCGTCGAGGTGTACGACCCACACACCAACAGCTGGAGGCTGGTCTGTGACATGAACATGTGCCGACGTAACGCAG GCGTCTGTGCCATCAACGGGCTGCTGTACGTGATCGGAGGAGACGACGGCTCCTGTAACCTCTCCTCCGTCGAGTTTTACAACCCGGCCATCGACAAGTGGAGCCTCATCCCCACGAACATGTGCAACGGACGCAGCTACGCAG
- the klhl3 gene encoding kelch-like protein 3 isoform X2: MPAVVSVRMDGVSLGLVAKPASPRPNCNTDSEEDAMNGGMHTFNQMHMRKAFQLMNDLRSKKILCDVQLVAGSVEVPAHRVVLSSCSPYFCAMFTGDMSESKAHQVEIREVDGQTLRKLIDYIYTAEIEVTEDNVQVLLPAASLLQLMDVRQICCEFLQSQLHSTNCLGIRAFADLHTCTQLLDQAHAYAEQHFFDVVQGEEFLGLSLQQVCSLISSDKLTVSTEEKVFEAMISWIKSDKPARLEHMPKLMEHVRLPLLSRDYLVQIVEEEALIKNNNTCKDFLIEAMKYHLLPADQRHLIKTDRTRPRTPISIPKVMIVVGGQAPKAIRGVECYDFQEDRWYQVADLPSRRCRAGVVSVAGRVYAVGGFNSSLRERTVDVYDGVRDQWTAVASMQERRSTLGAAVLGDLLYAVGGFNGSIGLSTVEVHNYKTNEWIYVASMNTRRSSVGVGVVAGKLYAVGGYDGATRQCLSTVEEYDPVADQWCYVADMSTRRSGAGVGVLSGQLYAAGGHDGPLVRKSVEVYDPHTNSWRLVCDMNMCRRNAGVCAINGLLYVIGGDDGSCNLSSVEFYNPAIDKWSLIPTNMCNGRSYAGVAVIDKPL; encoded by the exons ATGCCTGCCGTTGTGTCCGTGAGGATGGACGGTGTGTCGTTGGG CCTGGTGGCCAAGCCGGCCTCGCCACGTCCGAACTGCAACACGGACTCCGAGGAGGACGCGATGAACGGAGGGATGCACACCTTCAACCAGATGCACATGAGGAAGGCTTTCCAGCTGATGAATGACCTGAGGAG TAAAAAGATCCTGTGTGACGTCCAGCTGGTGGCGGGGAGCGTCGAAGTGCCGGCTCACAGGGTGGTCCTGTCGTCCTGTAGTCCCTACTTCTGTGCCATgttcacag GTGACATGAGTGAGAGCAAAGCCCATCAGGTGGAGATCAGGGAGGTGGACGGACAGACCCTCAGGAAGCTGATCGACTACATCTACACGGCGGAGATAGAGGTCACAGAGGACAACGTccag GTTCTGCTGCCAGCagccagcctcctccagctgatGGATGTTCGTCAGATTTGTTGTGAGTTCCTTCAGTCTCAGCTTCACTCCACCAACTGTCTGGGCATCAGAGCCTTTGCTGATctgcacacgtgcacacagcTTCTCGACCAGGCCCACGCATACGCCG AGCAGCATTTCTTTGACGTGGTGCAGGGAGAAGAGTTCCTGGgcctttctctgcagcaggtGTGCAGCCTCATCTCCAGCGACAAACTGACGGTGTCCACAGAGGAGAAg GTATTTGAGGCGATGATTTCGTGGATCAAGTCCGATAAGCCGGCTCGTCTGGAGCACATGCCCAAACTGATGGAGCATGTCAGACTCCCACTGTTGTCTAGGGATTACCTGGTGCAG ATCGTGGAGGAAGAGGCTTTGataaagaacaacaacaccTGTAAGGATTTTCTCATAGAGGCCATGAAGTATCACCTGCTGCCGGCGGACCAACGGCACCTCATCAAGACAGACAGGACCCGGCCACGCACTCCCATCAGCATCCCAAAA GTGATGATCGTGGTGGGCGGACAGGCCCCGAAGGCGATCCGTGGCGTGGAGTGTTACGACTTCCAGGAAGATCGATGGTACCAAGTAGCGGACCTGCCTTCAAGACGCTGCCGGGCCG GTGTGGTTTCCGTGGCGGGCCGCGTCTACGCGGTCGGGGGCTTCAACAGTTCACTGCGGGAGCGAACGGTGGACGTGTACGACGGCGTGAGGGACCAGTGGACCGCGGTGGCGAGCATGCAGGAGAGGCGGAGCACGCTGGGAGCTGCTGTGCTCGGGGATTTACTGTACGCCGTGGGGGGCTTCAACGGCAgcatag GTCTGTCGACAGTAGAAGTCCACAATTATAAAACCAACGAGTGGATCTACGTCGCCTCCATGAACACCAGACGCAGCAGCGTGGGTGTCGGGGTGGTGGCTG gtaagTTGTATGCAGTAGGAGGCTATGACGGAGCAACCCGTCAGTGTCTCAGTACAGTGGAGGAGTACGACCCCGTTGCTGATCAGTGGTGCTACGTAGCTGACATGAGCACCCGACGCAGtggagcag GGGTCGGTGTGTTGAGTGGCCAGCTGTATGCAGCAGGAGGACATGACGGCCCCCTGGTGAGGAAGAGCGTCGAGGTGTACGACCCACACACCAACAGCTGGAGGCTGGTCTGTGACATGAACATGTGCCGACGTAACGCAG GCGTCTGTGCCATCAACGGGCTGCTGTACGTGATCGGAGGAGACGACGGCTCCTGTAACCTCTCCTCCGTCGAGTTTTACAACCCGGCCATCGACAAGTGGAGCCTCATCCCCACGAACATGTGCAACGGACGCAGCTACGCAG